Genomic segment of Ignavibacteria bacterium:
CGCATTATTTGTTTTTCCTTTGCTGCATTTAAGCAGTGTCTCCGCACAAACTCTTTCTGCAATGGATACAACGATACAATTGAATGCCACTCAAATCCGGACAAATTACAGCAAACAGCTCAACATTCACACATTTACAAATTCAGTTTCAGCGGTTTATAATTTTAATCGGTTCACGGTGAATGCTGGGAATACTTTTAATTCGACATTCATCGATGCGGTTTCAAAAAATATTCGGGATGACAATACATTTTTTATTGACAGCAGATATGCAATTTTCGATCAATTCAAACTTGGCGGACTATTCCGCTCGCGGATCGTAACGGATAATAGAAGGATTGGATTAAGCGATGTTTCCGAAAACTCATTTGAGTTAATAGCGGAATATGCCCCGATTTACAACATTTCTGTAAGACCTGTTCTAGGTTACAAATTAGATAAACAGCTTGAACAGAACGATAAGGGTTTTATCTATGGATTAAACAGCATATTTGATAATGTTAATCTTTCTAATTATTTATTCAACTCAAATGTAAAATACTTGAACGAAGAAATCGGGCGCAGAAATAATATCACATTAAATTCAAGTTTATCAGTCAATAAGCATTTTACATCAGACGTTTTCAATTCGTTTAATTTCGAATTCAATAAGATCACACGCGATTTTTATCTTAAACTTGACAGCGCTAAAGCTGATTTTTTTGGTTCAGATTTGAATATTGAAACCCGCGACGATGATGTCTTAATGCTTAGTGAAAATTTAAAGTATAACAACATTTTTAATTTCATGGATTTTGAGTTTATCGGAGGACTTTATTTCAGGAACGTCGAACGAAACACTTTATATAAACTCACCTCACCTCCCTCAAAAAATGTTTTTGATACAAGAATCGATGAATTTCGTCTAAATCTTGGTACAAGATTTAAGTTAAGATTAGGGGATTTCAACTCAAATTTCAAGGCAAATTATACGGAGCGCGATGAGAAACATATCGTAAAAAATATTTCCGAAATCCCAGAAAATTTCTACCTGGACCGTGTTGAAGATGAATTGAAGAAAAACAATTCTTCTGTAAGGTTTCAGTTAGGTTCCGAATCGGCTTATAATCTTGTTAATCATGACACACTCTACTTAAATCTTTTCCTATCGAAGTTAGTCTATAACACACCAAGCATTAGCAACTTCACTAATAAGTCAAACATATTCCGCGATGACAGAGATGAGCTTCTTTACATTGCACGTTTAACATATAAAAAGTTTTTTTCAAAATTTTTCAGTGCGAGCATTTTTGTTGAGGCATACATGAATCATCTCGTATATATTTATGCTGAAAGAAGTTCTAACAATAATTGGAATAGAGTTATTAGACTTGCAAGCAATTCGAATTACACCGACAAGGTCTTAACATCTTCCAACTCATTTGAGGTACTAGCAAATTATACTATCTACGACTTTGAAGATATTTTAAATACGGTAAGAAGTTTTTCATTTCGTCAGTTTTCATTCACAGACACCACACAGATAAATTTGTCAAAAGTATTTTTCACAACTGTTTCTGGGAATATTAAGCTTTCAGAACAAGGAAGTTTGAATTGGAGGTCATTCTCAACAAAACCGGCAAGATACATTGAAGAATATTCCGGCGAATTAAAACTTGGCTACAGACTAAATCATCTATCATTTTTTAATCTTGGCATTCGCACTTTCAGATATATTGAATCACGGTTTGAGAAAGGTGAAAAAGTCGAGAATTCAAGAATAGAAAGCATCGGTCCGGTATTTGACATTTCAGTCAGGTTTCGGGAGGATTTATATCTAATCGGGACTTCTTGGATTGAGTATATTTCCCAATCTTCCAAGTCAACAAGGCGAATAGTAAATTTTAACCTGAGAATTCTTCTAACAATCTAATTGCGTTTCCAAAAATTTTTAATATTTTTGTTTTCGAATGTCTAAACAATTCAGACATATCCTAAAAACTTCGCCTTTCGAAATTGATCGGCTTCCAAAATTTCTTGGAGAAGCATTTGAGGGGATCAATGTAAAAAAAGATTATTTCAATATGCTTCTTCTTGCAATCACAGAAGCAGTAAACAATGCCATCGTACACGGAAACAAAAGCAATATTACAAAAAAAGTAATTCTTGAATTGACAGTCACTGATTCGACAATCAAAATTGACGTAACAGATGAAGGCGAAGGATTTGACATAGAAAAAATCCCCGACCCTACTCTTCCCGAAAATCTCCTGCGTGAACATGGACGCGGTGTTTACATAATGAAACATTTCGTAGATGAAATGTACTACACTAAATCTAAGGAAGGCAATTCACTTACTCTCATTTCGGAATTCAAATTAGAAGATGAGTAAATTTAATTTATTATTAGATTTGACCCGCGACTGGCCAAAATAATTTTGTTTCACAGGATCATAACCATTCGTAAAATTCAAGATCGTATTGAATAATTGAAAAAAGAACTCATCCCCCATTATTCCCCCTTCTCTTGTTAAGAGAAGGGGGATGGGGGTTGAGTTTTAGTATATTTCTCAAATTAATAACTTTCACTAAAAAGTCGTTTTAATTAATGTTTTCAAAATATTTTGGATACTACTGATTTGACTCGCAGCTTAATTCCAATTGTTTGCTTATAGATTAATTCCTGATTATTTTA
This window contains:
- a CDS encoding ATP-binding protein; its protein translation is MSKQFRHILKTSPFEIDRLPKFLGEAFEGINVKKDYFNMLLLAITEAVNNAIVHGNKSNITKKVILELTVTDSTIKIDVTDEGEGFDIEKIPDPTLPENLLREHGRGVYIMKHFVDEMYYTKSKEGNSLTLISEFKLEDE